Proteins from one Panicum virgatum strain AP13 chromosome 7K, P.virgatum_v5, whole genome shotgun sequence genomic window:
- the LOC120642927 gene encoding uncharacterized protein LOC120642927 translates to MLVAGSGEISLERRAFQQHGEKEGVMGAQSEFQEGMGTEITQHQIPKVLVHTKDGVILMQEDLWPKMATPKASTNQEVLQEEFVPSQEIGRGDEMEDCEDETGEGNWSVCHHDKKNRKKKARGLVVAMRKSSRVGALSTAGGAFSALGGLATEMVGTAPRN, encoded by the exons ATGCTAGTTGCAGGTTCAGGCGAGATTAGCCTGGAGAGACGGGCGTTCCAGCAACATGGTGAGAAAGAAGGGGTGATGGGGGCACAAAGTGAGTTCCAGGAGGGGATGGGCACCGAGATAACACAACACCAAATTCCCAAAGTGCTGGTTCACACAAAGGATGGTGTGATCCTGATGCAGGAAGATCTTTGGCCAAAGATGGCTACGCCAAAAGCAAGTACCAACCAGGAGGTCCTCCAAGAGGAGTTTGTACCTTCTCAGGAAATTGGCAGAGGGGATGAGATGGAGGATTGCGAGGATGAAACTGGGGAAGGAAACTGGTCTGTGTGCCATCATGATAAGAAGAATAGGAAGAAGAAAGCAAGAGGTCTAGTTGTGGCGATGAGGAAGAGTTCAAGGGTGGGTGCACTTTCAACTGCGGGAGGAGCCTTTTCTGCATTAGGGGGCCTTGCTACAG AGATGGTCGGCACTGCTCCAAGAAACTGA